TATCAGGAGGGTCAAgttctcttcttcaatggccagtAGGATACTGTCTGTCCCGCCTTTGGTCCCaatccatgagttcctgaatgcagttccagaatccagctcctggatCTGACTCCTGTCTGCCTCTTGGTGCACTCTGGGACATCCCCAGTGCTTCCCACAGCATCAAGTGCTGCTGATGCTGTAACTGCTGTCAGGGGGGTTAGGTTTGGCAGTGGTTTTGTGTATATCTGTAtggatttcattttattgttactATCTTAAttaaagctggtttagttttccAGTCCttaagtctctctcccttattccctttctcttcccttttgggaagggagaagtgTGACTAGAGAGCATCTCTCACTTGTTCTGTGGTCTGCCAAGCCCTACCTCTTGACAGGTCTGTAACAGGTACAGGTAACTAACTTGCATCATTTCACAAAGGAACCAGGCAGCATCAGCAAGATTCACATCTGAACAACTGGCAGTAATCCCCTCCTGCGCTCTGTATTTTCCAATACAGCTAAAtaaatgtcttctttttttcctctctcttatGCAGAGTTATGCCCATGTTAGTACATTTGGGAAATTAGTACTTTTACTCTCTCATTTattctctgtctgtctcttcattggagaaaaaaaatgactcattttttgtttgctctttctAGTGAAACCATATGAAAGGAAGAATCTTGAAGAATTAAGGGAAGCTGAAGATGACTTTGATGAGGCTGATAGGAAAGCTATTGAAATGTACAGGTATGGTGAGAAATTTCTATCCAGATCAACAGTGCAGGTGTCACTATGGCTCCTGAAAAAGGAATTCAGACTCCTTTCAGTAACGTTTTTCAAGTAACACTActgcctttgttttctgctcCTTTGCCACTCccattcctgccctgctccttcctggTTGCCAGTGCGAAGAGAAGCACTCTACACCCTGTTTTCCTTCAACACTTTGTTAGAACAAAATGATTTAGTCTGAAAGCTGGATGCTTAAAAGAATAGAAGGGGCCACTGTGGAAACCACTGCTGCACATCCTCAACTGAGCTGAAGACAGTGTGGTGCTGTGTGTTTGGAGGCATTCGAGGCATTTCAAGTGTTATGTTCTTGATGTTTATCTAACTTACACAGGCAGGGCTCATTCTCTTTGcctgatccaagggctggagcatctctgctgtgaggacaggctgaaggagctgggggtgttcagcctagagaagagaagactctggggggaccttagagctgcctgccaggacctgaagggatcctgcaggaaggctgcagagggacttctcctcagggggtctagagccaggccaaggggcaatggtttgaagctgaggcagagcagggttagagtggggctgaggaagaagttgttgaggaggagggtggtgagactctggcacaggctgcccagggaggctgtggctgcctcctgcctggggatgtttcaggccaggctggctgagaccttgagcagctgagtgtagttgagaggtgtccctgggcatggtggggaggttggaggagctgagctctgagctcccttccagcctgagccagtcTATGAATTGTAAACGTAAATCATCCTGCATTGTTGCTGGAGTGTAAGAACATTGCACATAGATGATTTAAttttgggagggggaggaaaagccACTTCTATGGTGGCTTTCAGTTAGGAAAATGAACAGCTGCTTTTAGCTCAACAAATCTCGGGCATTTTTGTTTCCTACCTTGCAAGTATTTTATAGATGAAGCCTGCCACCTACTGTTTTTACATTCCAGTTTTCATGAATGATTTTTAAATTGTGTAGTAACGTTAAGCATTGGTAGTTTTTCCTCAAAGCACCTTTGTTTTCAGATTCATAAGAACCACAAGTacctgctttaattttttttttgcctgtgcaGCAGGTTTGTTAGTCAAGTTTCCCAAAGATGATACTAATGAACTaaggaaatgtattttaatgttATCTGTGAATAAAGATCAACACAAAAGCCTTTCTAGCTCTGAAATTACATTAGCTCATGAGCCTTCCAGACCTGAaaggatcctccaggaaggctgcagagggacttctcatcagggtgcctagggacaggccaagagggaatggtttgaagctgaggcagagcagggttagactggagctgaggaacaaGTTGTTGAGTaggaggtggtgagactctggcacaggctgcccagggaggctgtggctgcctcctgcctgggggtgctgaaggccaggctggctgagaccttgagcagctgagtgtagttgagaggtgtccctgggcatggtggggaggttggaggagatgagctctgagctcccttccagcccgagccattctgtgatgatcctAAAGCATTACTCAAAGCATTTTCGAAAGGAATTGAGAGAAATGCAGTAGATACTACtgtgaaatgcattttaaatgctCTGAAGATGTCTGCTGTTTGAACAGGCATCAGCGTTTGCAAGAATggaaatgtctccagaggaggcaaAAGTATGGGGAGCTGAGAGACATTTGTGGAGAGCAGTATGTAAAGGAAGTCACAAATGCTCCAGAGGAAGTTTGGGTTATAATTCACCTTTATCGGCCAAGGTAAGGACATTCTCACTCAATAAAGACAATTAACTGCTAATTAAACCCCCAGACTAAACCCCCATGTCTCAGGAAATCTTTGGAGGCAATGGAATCATAGAGCATGGGACCTCCTTGATTTATCAATTCACTTTATGACTTCATCACTTTTATTAATTACAGGAaagatttgttttgcttcttgtgCTTATCACCACATGCTCAACCTCACAGATTCCTGAATTTCCCTGAGGAAGTGGTGTCTACTGTGTTAGGAGTAATTCAGTTGCAGATTCTGTTCTCAGGagtgctccagctctgcttttatttcccctttgaCTCAAACACCTCAAAAGCCCAAGAGGAAAAGTCTTGGTTATGGAAGCTGAGGAAAGCTGAGGACTTTGTTAGTTGATTGGTGCTCCAATCAATTTTTAATGGTAGCAGAAATGTCAGAGGACTCCCATGATTAGTTCAGCCTCTGTTAGCAACTTCATTAGGTGCTTTTCAAAAGTACTGAGAATTAGTGTGCAGTGTTTAATGCATTTCTACCATTTAGGccagctttctctttcccttctttttaagCCTGTTGGGAGGAAGCTTCTCTGATTATTATTGTCAGGAACTGAGTATTATTTCCAAGAGCAATAGGAACAGGTGGATCAAATGAAATTGTTCAAGTTACGAGAATTGAaatctgaagaaagaaaagagcagcttTTCTCAATTTCcatgcatagaatcataaaataatttaggttggaaaaacccTTTAAGATTGTTGAGAGAACCAATTCTATACCAAACTTAGCAGGAGTAAGGCAGTGCTGGTGCCCCTGTACCCAgcccaggggaggccacagcttgagcactgggttcagtgCTGGGCGCCACAGcaaaggaaagacattgaggtgctggagggtgtccagagaagagcaacaaggctggggaggggtttggagggcatcctatgagggagctgtgggtgttcagtctggagaagagaaggctgaggagagatcttattgctctctgcagctacctgagaggagttgcagtgaggctggggttgatctcttctcccaagtaccCAGaggcaggatgagaggcaatgggtttgagttgtgccaggacaggtttaggttggacgtgaggaaaaacttctttagtgagagagtggtgaggggttggaacaggctgcccagggtgcagtcaccatccctggaggtgttcaaggagctGTGGATGTGGAGCTtcaggacagggtttagtggtcatggtagttggactggatgatcctagaggtcttttccagccgtagtgattctatgattccatactTTAGGAGTCTGAGGAATCTCGAAATTCCTTAGGAATGAACAGGAGACCTCCAAAGTCTCTTGTGACTATTAACCAGGCTGCTTCACCTCCCCTTGGCCACTAGAGGGCGCTGCTGGAACTGGTCGGGGGCCCGCAGGCTGCATCCATCTGCTTTaacttcagttactggaaggatCCGAAAAGGTTAACAAGAAATAACTTACTTTTTTAACTGAGGTTTGTATAGTGGTTGTATTGCAAGTAGTAGCTACGACAGTAATGAACAGGACTCTGGTGGTAATATGGTTTCCCCAATATTACTAAAGAATGAACGAATGAAATGTTAAACCAAAAGCCAGTTCAAATAAATTAAAGCAGAACTTCTATTACAGATTACATCTCATTTAAATTCTACAGTAAATGGATAAAATGAGCTTTAAAGTCTTACTGGAGAGCAAAATTGAGGCACAACACTTGAAGCTTTACTGACATATTTTCCAGTGTGCCTATTAAGTGTTTTTTACTTGGACAGCTCTTTGAATCACACTGATCTTAGAAGAAGCTAAACAAAAGGTTTTGGTGCAATTCTTAAAAGTAGTAGCAGAGTATATAAAAAAAGTGCATTTATTCTTCAAAGTCTTTGTTTTTCATAGTTATTTTACAGATCATTTACACCGTGTCATCATACTTCCTTATTCTTCCCTAGTGTCCCAATGTGCTTGCTGGTTAATGAACATCTCAGCCTGCTAGCCAGAAAGTTCCCAGAAGCCAAGTTCCTCAAAGCCAATGTAGACAGCTGCATTCAGAATTACCAGGACAGATGTTTACCTACAATACTTGTATATAAAACTGGTGAAATGAAAGGCAGGTTCGTTGGAGCAGCTGAATGTGGGGGAAGAGAGCTCCAAGTGGAAGGTATGAGAAATGTTTAAATAATTGACCTTAGAGCCAATTTTATGTTTGTAGTCATTAGATAGAAAgatcttaaaggaaaaaaaaaaaaaacaaaccagctgggagcagtggctgacaccacctcaggctctgctgccattcagtgagacctggacaggctggagagttgggcaggagaaattgaatgaaatccaacaaggccaagggtaGAGTCTGGCATTTGGGAAAGAACTCCAtggaccagtacaggttggggctgagctgttggagagcagctctgggaaaaaggacctgggagttctggtggacaacaggatgcccatgagccagcaatgtgcccttgtgcccaagaaggccactgGCATCATAGAAGGGATTGGCAGGCCTAtggtgagtaggtcaagagaagttctcctacccctctgctctgcccctggtgaggccacatctggaatatgtTGTCCAgatctgggcccttcagttcagggaactgcttgagagagtccagcacagagccaccaatctgctgcaggcagtggaacatctccctctgaggcaggctgagggagctggggcttagggcttggggcttggagcttggagcagaggagcctgagggctgccctcattgctggggataaagatgtgcagggctggagccaggctctgctcggtgatgtccagtgacaggacaaggggcactgggggcaagctggagcagaggaggtgccatgggaacagaagagaaaactttgtcctgtgagggtggcagagccctggaacaggctgtccagagaggttgtggagtctccttctctggagactttccaaaaccccctggatgtgttctatGTGACCTGCCATgcgtgacctgctctggcagggggtgatctctggaggtcccttccaacctttaacagtctgtgattctgtcaggGTAGAAAggggttttctttggttttgtaggggaaaaaaaaagtcgacaaaaagcaaagaattaaCGTAAAGATACCGTGTGAGTGTGGACATTTTGCAGTTTCACCATTAACAGCTTTGCTGAGATCAAGTTGGGTTTTCTCAAGGATGGccctgggttttgttgttaatgAGCTGACTCTTGCTCCTTAACAAAAGTCTTTTTCCATTTAGTTAGGAATCTATTTCcattgtcagaaaaaaaaaaagtaatttgttttCACAGAGCTTGAATGGAAACTGGCAGAAATTGGAGCAATAGAAACTGACTTagaagaaaacccccaaaaggACATTCTGAATATGACATCATCAGTGTGGAATATTTCTGCTCATGAAGACATCAGTACAAAAAGCTGTGATGTGATGAAACCACGTGTTGCTTGAGGAACCTTTAATGAAGGCCATCATTTCTGACAAGTTAGCTTCAATACAGTTTTTTGATTCCTTTGGTAatcttggaagggactttaaacaTCATCTAAGTCCAACCAGgttacctagagcaggttgacgtgcaggcaggttttgagtgtctccaggtgagactctacagcctctctgggcagcctgctccagggctctggcactctcAGAAGAAGTTTTGCcttgtgctctgctgcagacagcacaggTTTATGCTAACATAACCCCTGCAGGTTTAGGCATATTCCAGtcatgcagcaggcagaaaggcTGAATGCATTACAGTTGTACGTTAACACTGTGCAGCATCAGTCATCAACTCTCACACGAGATGGTGTTTGCATTTGTTAGCTGGGCTGTTTCACAGCTTCCTCTGCAGTCAGTAACAGACGCATCTTACAGGTTTTATAAGCCACATGCATACACAAGAATGCTGCTGACTTTTATTATCAGACACTCCTGCAAACTCCTCCTCCAATTGCGTCTTCCTATgccaaaataacattttctgaaCAAATTAACCTCTCATCACAGCCAGAGAAAATTACTTCAACCCCAGACAGTTTATCAGCTTCACTATTACTCTTTTACCTCGCATACAAAATGCCCTCAAACTGCAAGCATCagcatatcctgggctgcatcaagagaagtgtggccagcagatcaagggaggtgattctccccttctgcttcactctagtgagaccccatcaggagtactgcatccagttctggagtccctattacagtgtccagagaagggccatgaggatgatcggagggctggagctgctctcctataaAAAGAGATTGAGaaagttggggtggttcagtctggagaagagaatgctctgagccctcattgtggccttccagtatctgaagggggctacaggaaagctggggagggactttttagggtgtcggggagggactttttagggtgtcaggtagtgataggcctggggggaatggaacaaaagtagaactgggtagattcagatggatgttaggaagaagttcttccccatgagagtggtgagaccctcacaggggttgcccagggaggtggtggaagcctcatccctggaggtttttgcagccaggctggatgtggctctgagcaacctgctctagcgtgaggtgtccctgcccatggcagggggttggaactagatgatccttgaggtcccttccaaccctgacaattctgtgattcttttctgCCGCTAAATTTTACCTCTTTATGCACATCGATAAAAGAAAACAGCGACCAGAACCAGGACGGGATGCTCCCATCCCTAAAATAACTCGGGGAGGCACATCTGTTCCCAGAGAGCATCCCAGATGCTGCTTGTTCCGTGGCGGAAAGGAACGTGCGGCCGGGTACCAGTGTGACGCTTCCAGGCGCTGACCGGCCCATCGGATTGTAACAGGTTGACTGTTTGGGCAGAGACGCGCTCTCCGGTCAGCAGAGCCCTTTCCCGAGGGCTCGGCTCCGTGCTCTGCGCCCGCCCGCAAGGCAAGCTCCGGAGCACCACGCCCGGCAGCCGCTACAGCCGCAGGACACCCTGCGGCATCGCTCGCGGCCTGCCACAGCGCCGCTGTCCGGAGCAGGGCGCGGCCGGGCACCGTCCCCGCTGCCCTGCTTCCCCACCTCGCAGCCCGGCTACCGTCAGCCCGGCTACCGTCAGCCtggctggccctgctgctcccagccagaGACGTGACGCTGCCCGGTCTCGCCGAGTCTAGGCTTCCCCAGTTTCGAGGTGGCCGGACACGACCCCGCGGGAGCGCCGCCCCCCGCGGCCGCCGGCCCACGCCCCGCTCGATAGCGCGGCCGCCGCCATTTCCTCCTCCCGGAGCGGAGCGGGGTGAGGTGAGGCGAGGTGAGCCGAGGTCAGGGCGGCGCGGAACCCCCGCTGCGCCAGCGCCCCCGCGCCCAGCCCTGGCGGCCCGGCCGGCTCGCGGGCGGGCGGCGCGCAGGCGCAGAAGGGCGCGCGAGGAGCGGGAGGGGGGGAATCGCCGCTGCCGGCTCGCGGCGCACGCGCGGCGGCGGCCCCACGCGAGGGCCCGAGGGGCGCTGCGGGTTGCAGTGCGCGCCGGCGCACGCGCGGTGGCGCGAGGCGCCGCGGCTGGCGGCGGTGGGCTCGGCGGCGCAGGCGCAGTGGCAGGGGACTCCCCGGCCCGGCTGCTGGTGTTGCCGCTGGAAGGAGGCTCTGTGCTGGCGGCGGGCTCGGGGCTGCGCGCAGGAAGCGGCTTTCGCCGGGGGAGGTCGGGTGGGCAGCGGCCGTGCAGG
The DNA window shown above is from Indicator indicator isolate 239-I01 chromosome 8, UM_Iind_1.1, whole genome shotgun sequence and carries:
- the PDCL2 gene encoding phosducin-like protein 2 codes for the protein MKDPNEDTEWNDLLRHFGILPAKEKLEDEPEEMVLNLQKEAEVKPYERKNLEELREAEDDFDEADRKAIEMYRHQRLQEWKCLQRRQKYGELRDICGEQYVKEVTNAPEEVWVIIHLYRPSVPMCLLVNEHLSLLARKFPEAKFLKANVDSCIQNYQDRCLPTILVYKTGEMKGRFVGAAECGGRELQVEELEWKLAEIGAIETDLEENPQKDILNMTSSVWNISAHEDISTKSCDVMKPQTRSPVSRALSRGLGSVLCARPQGKLRSTTPGSRYSRRTPCGIARGLPQRRCPEQGAAGHRPRCPASPPRSPATVSPATVSLAGPAAPSQRRDAARSRRV